The proteins below are encoded in one region of Rhododendron vialii isolate Sample 1 chromosome 7a, ASM3025357v1:
- the LOC131333113 gene encoding uncharacterized protein LOC131333113 — translation MDSFASTSSPPDHPPDSPFEVTQVTQPVVDRILRALGHPLRLLHRSESDFFVMGATGNVYTVTLSTTPSCSCPDRTTPCKHILFVFIRVLGLPLDDACLRRRTLRPCQLNRLLTTPTTAETLAGDGVREVFHRLYFQRAREVAVRREEVEREEGATCPVCLDEMGRGEKVVACGTCRNPIHEECLLRWKRTTRRRTASCVICRARWRNIANQETYLNLSAYVSSDDDMADQGRNSSSLCGG, via the coding sequence ATGGACTCCTTCGCCTCCACCTCGTCCCCGCCAGACCACCCACCTGACTCCCCGTTTGAGGTGACCCAAGTCACCCAACCGGTGGTGGACCGGATACTCAGGGCACTCGGCCACCCCCTCCGCCTCCTCCACCGGTCGGAATCCGACTTCTTCGTGATGGGCGCCACGGGAAACGTCTACACCGTGACCTTGTCCACCACCCCCTCTTGCTCCTGCCCCGACCGTACGACCCCGTGCAAGCACATACTCTTCGTGTTCATCCGCGTCTTGGGCCTCCCTCTCGACGACGCGTGTCTCAGACGACGGACCCTCCGCCCGTGCCAGCTCAACCGCCTGCTCACCACCCCCACGACTGCCGAAACCCTAGCTGGTGACGGCGTTCGCGAGGTGTTTCACCGGTTGTACTTCCAGCGAGCAAGAGAGGTGGCGGTGAGGAGAGAggaagtggagagagaagaaggagCGACGTGTCCGGTATGTCTGGACGAGATGGGTAGGGGGGAGAAGGTGGTGGCGTGCGGGACGTGCCGGAATCCAATCCACGAGGAGTGTTTGTTGAGGTGGAAGAGGACTACGAGGAGGAGGACGGCGTCGTGTGTGATCTGCAGGGCAAGGTGGAGGAATATTGCAAATCAGGAGACTTATTTGAACCTCTCGGCTTATGTTAGCAGCGACGATGACATGGCTGACCAAGGAAGAAATAGTAGTAGTCTTTGTGGTGGTTGA